A window of the Cynocephalus volans isolate mCynVol1 chromosome 10, mCynVol1.pri, whole genome shotgun sequence genome harbors these coding sequences:
- the NKIRAS2 gene encoding NF-kappa-B inhibitor-interacting Ras-like protein 2 isoform X2, producing the protein MIETQEDIYVGSIETDRGVREQVRFYDTRGLRDGAELPRHCFSCTDGYVLVYSTDSRESFQRVELLKKEIDKSKDKKEVTIVVLGNKCDLQEQRRVDSDVAQHWAKSEKVKLWEVSVADRRSLLEPFVYLASKMTQPQSKSAFPLSRKNKGSGSLDG; encoded by the exons ATGATCGAGACACAGGAGGACATCTACGTGGGCTCCATTGAGACAGACCGGGGGGTGCGGGAGCAGGTGCGTTTCTATGACACTCGGGGGCTCCGAGATGGGGCCGAGCTGCCCCGACACTGCTTCTCCTGCACTGATGGCTACGTCCTGGTCTATAGCACGGACAGCCGAGAGTCCTTTCAGCGTGTGGAGCTACTCAAGAAGGAGATTGACAAATCCAAAGACAAGAAGGAG GTCACCATTGTGGTCCTCGGCAACAAGTGTGACCTACAGGAGCAGCGGCGTGTAGATTCAGACGTGGCTCAGCATTGGGCCAAGTCGGAGAAGGTGAAGCTGTGGGAGGTGTCAGTGGCTGACCGCCGCTCCCTCCTGGAGCCCTTCGTCTACCTTGCCAGCAAGATGACCCAGCCCCAGAGCAAGTCTGCTTTCCCCCTCAGCCGCAAGAACAAGGGCAGCGGCTCCTTGGATGGCTGA
- the NKIRAS2 gene encoding NF-kappa-B inhibitor-interacting Ras-like protein 2 isoform X1, producing the protein MGKSCKVVVCGQASVGKTSILEQLLYGNHVVGSEMIETQEDIYVGSIETDRGVREQVRFYDTRGLRDGAELPRHCFSCTDGYVLVYSTDSRESFQRVELLKKEIDKSKDKKEVTIVVLGNKCDLQEQRRVDSDVAQHWAKSEKVKLWEVSVADRRSLLEPFVYLASKMTQPQSKSAFPLSRKNKGSGSLDG; encoded by the exons ATGGGGAAGAGCTGCAAAGTGGTTGTGTGTGGCCAGGCATCAGTGGGCAAAACTTCAATCCTGGAGCAGCTCCTATACGGGAACCACGTAGTGG GTTCTGAGATGATCGAGACACAGGAGGACATCTACGTGGGCTCCATTGAGACAGACCGGGGGGTGCGGGAGCAGGTGCGTTTCTATGACACTCGGGGGCTCCGAGATGGGGCCGAGCTGCCCCGACACTGCTTCTCCTGCACTGATGGCTACGTCCTGGTCTATAGCACGGACAGCCGAGAGTCCTTTCAGCGTGTGGAGCTACTCAAGAAGGAGATTGACAAATCCAAAGACAAGAAGGAG GTCACCATTGTGGTCCTCGGCAACAAGTGTGACCTACAGGAGCAGCGGCGTGTAGATTCAGACGTGGCTCAGCATTGGGCCAAGTCGGAGAAGGTGAAGCTGTGGGAGGTGTCAGTGGCTGACCGCCGCTCCCTCCTGGAGCCCTTCGTCTACCTTGCCAGCAAGATGACCCAGCCCCAGAGCAAGTCTGCTTTCCCCCTCAGCCGCAAGAACAAGGGCAGCGGCTCCTTGGATGGCTGA